In the genome of Myroides phaeus, one region contains:
- a CDS encoding aminopeptidase C, with protein sequence MYKNQLKAWALALMLSAGYSVTSFGQDNLVNSLRLNASEKSKELYQFTDVVDIEATSVKNQGSSGTCWSYSANSFIESEMMRMGRKPVEISQIFSARNAYVEKGKMYVRMHGAVTLGDGGAFHDVMNMYKMYGAVPQSVYTGLNYGTDKNKFGEMAAIQEGVLKAIVSNPNGKLTPNWEKAYAAVIDAYLGEAPKKFKWEGKEYTPQSFAKEVIGVNADDYVEIGSDLNYPLYDKFVLLVPDNWAFNQAYNVKMDELTEIVDHAVNNGFTVAWAGDVSEKYFSWKNGVAFVPEKEYEDMTLEERQEMFNGPKPERKVTPEMRQEAFDNYTTTDDHGMHIVGIAKDQNGREYYVIKNSWGISNDYKGYMYMSKEYVKYKTTDIMIHKDGLPKGIAKKLKI encoded by the coding sequence ATGTATAAAAATCAATTAAAAGCATGGGCATTAGCGCTTATGTTATCAGCTGGTTACTCTGTAACTTCATTTGGACAAGATAACTTAGTAAACTCACTAAGATTAAATGCAAGTGAAAAGAGTAAGGAATTATATCAATTTACAGATGTAGTTGATATTGAAGCAACTTCAGTAAAAAATCAAGGTTCATCAGGAACTTGTTGGAGTTATTCAGCAAACTCATTTATCGAATCAGAAATGATGAGAATGGGAAGAAAACCAGTTGAGATTTCACAAATTTTCTCTGCTCGTAATGCTTATGTTGAGAAAGGAAAAATGTATGTGCGTATGCACGGAGCTGTTACTTTAGGTGATGGTGGAGCATTTCACGATGTAATGAATATGTACAAAATGTACGGAGCTGTTCCTCAATCTGTTTACACAGGATTAAATTACGGAACAGATAAAAATAAGTTTGGAGAAATGGCTGCAATACAAGAAGGAGTATTAAAAGCTATAGTTTCTAATCCAAACGGAAAGTTAACTCCAAACTGGGAGAAAGCTTATGCAGCTGTAATTGATGCTTATTTAGGAGAAGCTCCTAAAAAATTCAAATGGGAAGGAAAAGAATATACTCCTCAATCTTTTGCTAAAGAAGTTATTGGTGTAAATGCTGATGATTATGTTGAAATTGGTTCAGACTTAAATTACCCATTATATGATAAGTTTGTTTTATTAGTTCCTGATAACTGGGCTTTTAATCAAGCATACAACGTTAAAATGGATGAATTAACAGAGATTGTTGACCACGCAGTAAACAATGGTTTTACAGTAGCTTGGGCAGGAGATGTTAGCGAAAAATACTTTAGCTGGAAAAATGGTGTAGCTTTTGTACCTGAGAAGGAATATGAAGATATGACTTTGGAAGAAAGACAAGAAATGTTTAACGGACCAAAACCAGAACGTAAAGTAACGCCAGAAATGCGTCAAGAAGCTTTTGATAATTATACAACTACGGATGATCATGGTATGCATATTGTAGGAATTGCAAAAGATCAAAACGGAAGAGAGTATTATGTTATTAAAAACTCTTGGGGAATTTCAAATGACTACAAAGGATATATGTATATGAGTAAAGAATACGTTAAGTATAAAACTACTGATATTATGATTCACAAAGATGGACTTCCAAAAGGAATCGCTAAAAAATTAAAAATATAA
- a CDS encoding mechanosensitive ion channel family protein → MEKIVLSLENFLEQILLALPRYAVGILVIIIGIYVIKGVVGIIGRRFEKRDLDKSLRGFLLSMIRFMLYIVLFVVVSGIMGFKSMSFTAIFGAAGLTIGLALQGSLSNFAGGVLILMFKPFKVGDYISNTGSTEGTVERIDLLYTTLTTAAGLKVFSPNGTLANSVITNYSEITARRYDFVVGISYSANIKEAREVILAALDKHESIQKDPKPIVFVNGLADSSVNLNVRAWMAKEDYWNTVFEIQQLVKVALDEANIEIPFPQTDLHIISDNTK, encoded by the coding sequence ATGGAGAAGATTGTATTGAGTTTAGAAAACTTTTTAGAACAGATATTATTAGCCTTACCGAGATATGCTGTAGGTATATTGGTAATTATAATAGGTATCTATGTTATTAAAGGTGTTGTAGGTATTATAGGAAGAAGATTTGAGAAGAGAGACCTTGATAAATCATTAAGAGGGTTCTTGCTTAGTATGATTCGTTTCATGCTTTATATCGTTCTATTTGTTGTGGTATCGGGTATTATGGGCTTTAAGTCGATGAGTTTTACTGCCATATTTGGTGCCGCTGGTTTAACGATTGGTTTGGCTTTACAAGGAAGTTTATCAAACTTTGCAGGTGGAGTTTTAATCTTAATGTTTAAGCCGTTTAAAGTAGGTGATTATATTTCAAACACGGGTAGTACTGAAGGAACTGTAGAGCGTATAGATTTATTATATACTACGTTAACTACTGCTGCTGGATTAAAAGTTTTTAGTCCAAATGGTACATTAGCAAACTCAGTGATTACAAATTATAGTGAGATTACTGCAAGACGTTATGACTTTGTAGTTGGTATTTCTTACAGTGCTAATATTAAAGAAGCAAGAGAGGTTATTTTAGCTGCTTTAGATAAGCATGAGTCTATTCAAAAAGATCCAAAACCAATTGTTTTTGTAAATGGATTAGCGGATAGTTCAGTTAACTTAAACGTTCGTGCTTGGATGGCAAAAGAGGATTACTGGAATACAGTATTTGAAATTCAACAATTAGTAAAAGTTGCGTTGGATGAAGCAAATATCGAAATTCCATTTCCACAAACAGATTTACACATTATCTCAGATAATACAAAATAA
- a CDS encoding DJ-1/PfpI family protein — translation MERKNIYIYLFDGYSDWEVSYIMPEIRKNAHYRLITVSDKGRAVMSSGGLRVLPDVSVEEINLANATMFILPGGKLWETQLPTDIRIDAVINYALAQGMMIAGICGATAYLGKKGVLDNRFHTSNDVSYLKALAPAYTGDKLYLNSLAASDDLIITASGIGAVEFTREIMLQLLFEKQYIEQWFELFKNGNLVA, via the coding sequence ATGGAACGTAAGAATATCTACATTTACTTATTTGATGGTTACTCGGATTGGGAGGTTTCTTATATTATGCCTGAAATTCGAAAAAATGCACACTATAGACTCATCACTGTTTCTGACAAAGGAAGGGCAGTAATGTCAAGTGGAGGACTGCGAGTTTTACCGGATGTTTCTGTTGAAGAAATAAACTTAGCTAACGCAACAATGTTTATCTTACCTGGCGGTAAGTTGTGGGAAACCCAATTACCTACAGATATTAGAATAGATGCTGTTATTAATTATGCTTTGGCGCAAGGTATGATGATTGCAGGAATATGTGGGGCAACTGCTTATTTAGGTAAAAAAGGTGTTCTTGATAATCGTTTCCATACAAGCAATGATGTTTCTTATCTGAAAGCTTTAGCGCCAGCTTATACAGGTGATAAGTTGTATTTAAACAGTTTAGCAGCAAGTGATGATTTAATTATTACAGCAAGCGGAATTGGAGCTGTTGAATTTACAAGAGAAATTATGCTGCAATTGCTATTTGAAAAACAATATATAGAACAATGGTTTGAGTTGTTCAAAAACGGAAATTTAGTTGCTTGA
- the dusB gene encoding tRNA dihydrouridine synthase DusB produces MIKIGNIELPDHALLLAPMEDVSDPPFRRLCKKHGADLMYSEFISSEGLIRDAMKSKMKLDIFDYERPVGIQIFGGDEEAMAMSARIVETVQPDLVDINFGCPVKKVVSKGAGAGVLKDIDLMVRLTKAVINSTNLPVTVKTRLGWDDDSINIDEVAERLQDIGVQALTIHARTRAQMYKGHSDWTHIERIKNNPRITMPIFGNGDIDSPQKALEYKEKFGLDGMMIGRAAIGYPWIFDEIKHYFKTGELLPPPTIKDRLEAAKNHLIWSMEWKGERVGIVEMRRHYTNYFKGIHGFKPHRLKLVTTDDPIELLSLFDRIAEEYKDYVIE; encoded by the coding sequence ATGATTAAAATTGGCAACATAGAACTTCCTGACCACGCGCTTCTTTTAGCTCCTATGGAAGACGTAAGTGATCCACCATTCCGTCGTTTGTGTAAAAAACACGGAGCAGATCTTATGTACTCAGAATTTATTTCTTCAGAAGGGTTGATTAGAGATGCGATGAAAAGTAAGATGAAGTTAGACATTTTTGATTACGAAAGACCTGTAGGTATTCAAATCTTCGGTGGAGATGAAGAAGCTATGGCAATGTCTGCTCGTATTGTAGAAACAGTTCAACCAGACTTAGTTGACATCAACTTTGGTTGTCCTGTAAAAAAAGTAGTATCTAAAGGTGCTGGTGCTGGTGTTTTAAAAGACATTGATTTGATGGTACGCTTAACAAAAGCAGTTATCAACAGTACAAATTTACCTGTTACGGTTAAAACTCGTTTAGGATGGGATGATGATTCTATCAACATTGACGAAGTAGCTGAAAGATTACAAGACATCGGAGTACAAGCTTTAACTATTCACGCGCGTACTCGTGCACAAATGTATAAAGGGCATTCTGACTGGACACATATTGAACGCATTAAAAATAATCCACGTATTACAATGCCTATTTTTGGTAATGGTGATATTGATAGTCCACAAAAAGCATTAGAGTACAAAGAGAAATTCGGTTTAGATGGTATGATGATTGGTCGTGCAGCTATTGGATATCCTTGGATTTTTGATGAAATCAAACACTATTTTAAAACAGGTGAATTACTTCCTCCTCCAACAATAAAAGATCGTTTAGAGGCTGCTAAAAACCACTTAATATGGTCTATGGAATGGAAAGGTGAGCGTGTTGGTATCGTTGAAATGAGACGTCATTACACTAACTATTTCAAAGGTATTCACGGTTTTAAACCACATCGTTTAAAATTAGTTACAACTGATGATCCTATTGAATTATTAAGTTTATTTGATCGCATTGCGGAAGAATACAAAGATTACGTTATAGAATAA
- a CDS encoding Pycsar system effector family protein, which translates to MTILQKVEEHIFQIHKDTLSHQYTYHNFNHTLRVVNGLEEILKTVDVTNKEANILRYAAWFHDIGYINSWEEHEERGAQMAQTFLLENGVDVDDVHIVMQLIRATKLDYVPENDLECILKDADFAHFSDDNYVDVSDLLRKEVEHFCNKTFTDLEWLEQNRDIMLYKHRYYTVYAQQQWQPYKQKNLLAILAKIEKIETRKARKKKAESSRTIDTLFRTTLRNHTSLSAIADRKANILLSVNAIIISICLSTLIPKLDSPSNAHLIYPTFILLFFSVATIIFAIQSTRPKVTSGTFTKEEVDNNEVNLLFFGTFHQMPFDEYEETLMTILKNNKYLHHALTKDLYNLGVVLDKKYKLLRITYTIFTVGIIASVLAFVLAFRGIGF; encoded by the coding sequence ATGACAATTCTACAAAAGGTTGAAGAACATATCTTTCAGATACACAAAGATACACTATCACATCAATATACATACCACAACTTTAACCATACATTACGTGTTGTTAATGGTTTAGAAGAAATTCTAAAAACTGTTGACGTAACAAATAAAGAAGCTAATATTCTTCGTTACGCTGCGTGGTTTCACGATATTGGATATATCAACTCTTGGGAAGAACACGAAGAACGTGGTGCACAAATGGCGCAAACTTTCTTACTTGAAAATGGTGTTGATGTAGATGACGTACATATTGTTATGCAATTAATTAGGGCTACAAAATTGGACTATGTTCCTGAAAATGATCTTGAATGCATTTTAAAAGATGCTGATTTTGCTCACTTTTCAGATGATAATTATGTAGATGTAAGTGACTTGCTAAGAAAAGAAGTTGAACATTTTTGTAATAAAACCTTTACTGATTTAGAATGGTTAGAGCAAAATAGAGATATTATGCTTTATAAACACAGATATTATACTGTGTATGCCCAACAACAATGGCAACCTTATAAACAGAAAAACTTATTGGCTATTCTTGCCAAAATAGAAAAAATAGAAACCAGAAAGGCGCGTAAGAAAAAAGCAGAATCAAGTAGAACTATTGATACTTTGTTCAGAACGACCTTGAGAAATCACACTTCTTTAAGTGCTATAGCAGATAGAAAAGCGAATATATTGCTTTCTGTAAATGCTATTATTATCTCTATTTGTCTTTCTACTTTAATTCCAAAATTAGATAGTCCGAGCAATGCTCACTTGATTTACCCTACTTTTATTTTATTGTTTTTTAGCGTGGCTACGATTATTTTCGCCATACAATCTACAAGACCAAAAGTAACCTCTGGTACCTTTACAAAAGAAGAAGTTGACAACAACGAGGTTAATTTACTTTTCTTTGGTACATTTCACCAAATGCCTTTTGACGAGTATGAAGAGACTTTAATGACTATTTTAAAAAACAATAAGTACCTACACCACGCATTGACAAAAGACTTGTACAATTTAGGTGTAGTACTTGATAAAAAATATAAACTATTGCGCATTACTTATACCATCTTTACAGTTGGAATTATCGCATCTGTTTTAGCTTTTGTATTGGCTTTTAGAGGTATTGGCTTCTAA